Below is a window of Candidatus Zixiibacteriota bacterium DNA.
TTACGCTACTCTGGCTCGCGTCCTGGACGGGAACGGTCTCTCAAATGCGGGGGCTGTGCATGGTTCGCGATCTCTTACGGGAGATTACATTTTTGGCCTTCTGGGCGCCACCACACCGATAAGTCAAACGGCTTGGAACGCTATGTCGAGAGTCGGTTCGCGTCTGTTGTTCTTAAACGCTCCTGCGCGTCTATCGCGGGAGGAACGCCAAAGCCGCGCCAAAACCATCTTGACTGAGCCAATGCACTACAAGCAGAAGAAACGCCGCGCCAAGGAGGCAGTAGCGCAATTTCTCTCGATTGTGATTAAGCAGTATCGAGCCGAGCCCTACGAACAGCCTGAGGGTGCCCCCGAGAATCTCAATTCGGTCGAAGCGCTCCTGAAACACTGCGGCTACCTGCCAAGAACCGTCAAATGGGACCCCAGTCAGGACTGCCCCGAGTCCATTGACTTGATATCCCTATTGGCCGATTTCGTTACTACCGGGAGGCAGGATATCCGGGTTTGGACGGAAAGGGGCGAGGATGGCCACGCGGAGACCAATTCTACGGGTGCGGTCCCAGAGGGCGTGGATCGATTTACGACATTGGTTTGTAATCTGGCCCGCTCCCACGCGCTTATCTCCGGACGCAAGCAAATCACCACGGAGGATTTGCCGTTGATTGTCGCGGTGAGCCTGTCCTGCCTTCCGGATGACCGGCGCAAGGCCGTGGAACTTGTCTTCGACCAGGATATTCCATGCAAACAGTCGAAACCCAGCGAGTTCACCGTGACCGAGCTTATGAAGTATATGAAAGTGAGCGATAAGACAGCCAAGCAGATCATGAAGAAATTGGAGCTCATTGGATTGGGTTTGGTCGAGGAGGGCGTTGGCCGCATTGTATCCAGGTTCACGCTGAACCCCGACTTCAACTGGCTGATTTCCGACAAGTTCCTGGGGTATTACCGCTCGTGGGAAAAGGAACCGGACAAAAGCGACTCTGGAGACATCCCCTTTTAGTTCGGAGTAAATGCCAGGTGTGTATGTGAATATGTTTGATAATCAATGAGTTAGAGGCATTTCAACAAGGCCCTAAAGCGCCATGAAGCCGGAAAATCAGGTTGCGGTCGGGGCGGAAAATGTGCCATTTTTGAGTCTATGAACGCCGCCATCTACGCTCGCTACAGCAGCGATGCACAAAACCCGAGATCGCTCGATGATCAAGTCAACGAGTGCCGGGATTTTGCTGCAAGACGAGACTTGTCTGTGTCGGATGAGCATATTTTTCGCGATGCAGCTTTATCGGGATCGGACTCGCGCCGCCCTGAGTACCTGCGACTCAAGCAGTACGCCGTTCAAGGGAAGTTTGCCAACATCATCGTGGATGACCTTTCGAGACTGGGGCGCGACATAGCAGAGTCCGCTATCGTCTTCCGTGAGCTATCGGAGCTCGGCGTAACTCTACTGGCGGTAGCCGATGGTATCGACACTTCAAACCCCTCGGCGAAAATCCCTTACTACTTCAAAGGGATCATGAACGAAATGTTTCTGGATGATATGAGGGCTAAGATCGTCCGGGGCCTCAAGGGTCAGGTACTTCGGGGATATTCCGCCGGTGGGCGGGTTTACGGATATCAGACCAGGCAGATTCTCGACCCCTCTGGAGCAACCGACAAGTTCGGCAGACCAAAACGTCTTGGTTGTGAGATTCAGATTTACCCTGATCAGGCAAAAGTGGTCAAACAGATATTCGAGATGAAGGCCTCCGGCTACGGTTACCGGAGTATTGCCGACCACCTGAACCGCCTCGGTGTGCCGTCTCCTCACGCCGGTTGCGGCAGACGGTCGGGGTTCTGGTCTCGTTCCACGCTAAGAGCTATGGTACATCAGCGGAAATACCTGGGCGACTGGACATGGAGCAAGACCAGATGGGTCAAGAGAAGCCAGGGGGCTAAACGAGTAAAGAAAACAAAACCAGTGTCAGAGTGGGTTCCATATAAGTGTGAGGCTCTTCGCATCATATCGAACGAAATATGGGATAAGATTCACTCAAAACGATCCGGAGTCTGGCGGCCCCGGGCCGGTCCAAGAGGTCACTACCTACTTTCG
It encodes the following:
- a CDS encoding recombinase family protein gives rise to the protein MNAAIYARYSSDAQNPRSLDDQVNECRDFAARRDLSVSDEHIFRDAALSGSDSRRPEYLRLKQYAVQGKFANIIVDDLSRLGRDIAESAIVFRELSELGVTLLAVADGIDTSNPSAKIPYYFKGIMNEMFLDDMRAKIVRGLKGQVLRGYSAGGRVYGYQTRQILDPSGATDKFGRPKRLGCEIQIYPDQAKVVKQIFEMKASGYGYRSIADHLNRLGVPSPHAGCGRRSGFWSRSTLRAMVHQRKYLGDWTWSKTRWVKRSQGAKRVKKTKPVSEWVPYKCEALRIISNEIWDKIHSKRSGVWRPRAGPRGHYLLSGVLKCDRCGASVVAQNSGRSSVYLCGGYRNGGTSVCSNNQRISRFVLEKKLCDELNLVLTDPEVLEELARQTKL